Proteins from a genomic interval of Ignavibacteriota bacterium:
- a CDS encoding T9SS type A sorting domain-containing protein: protein MKKNYVISLCLIIFCCSFFSISFLNVSFVKIHQPPKQSSRSGAMEALDFWSRARAYPELDVPADKYFKAYQYDKAKFKRSDRQTNAAGIFEPLGPLDLQGRSLSVAVNPQNSNTIYLGSASGGLWRSNTMGLEHDWWQVPLGHPALGISSIVIDPLDTNVMYLGTGEVYRYQGSFGGITIRTTRGSVGIGILKTTDGGATWTKSLDWSSNQQRGIQKVILNPKNHNSVWAGTTEGIYFSSDAGATWNLNLNLPYTLVNDLLIHSNDTNKMIASVGNFKTTGFGVYRSTDGGASWNKLSGIPDFSGKTLLGMYESNPDIIYASVADSTTGVGQLMKSTNFGTTWTSLPTNVYWGVQGWYSHYIAVHPTNPNLLFHAAVGTVYSADGGSSFFGTNGGYSDNHGFAYDPNNPDVLYTANDDGIYRSTDFGATFTDIGFGMMTGQFYCGFSNSSQDSLLAIGQSQDHIPGYIYRGSMNWDRSVVDEAGWTAIHPTNDNIMYADSRFGNGIYRSTNRGNTFNYIAAPSGFGSWNAPLMLAPSTPTTLYFAKDKVYKSTNSGSAWTATNSNTVLDGNPAVSMAISFTDPNVVYVGNAPIFSRANIWRTNNGGTSWTGVGTTLPDRYPLDLAVSTTNSDIVYVALGGFGAGRLYKSTNAGTNWTDITGTLPDVPTTAVVVDPLNTNNVYVGNDIGVYLSTDAGTTWSTFSDGLPDAVIVADLVISPSNRALRCVTHGNGVFERKMYDGTPVPAFDYKAYQLVTPSDNSIITIGSTLSNFKASFRSNSGVAQTDSFEVQYRIVSSLNEVFSSTQKIKGMKVGEVRIINFDGSYTPPDTGIYTIQAITLASDLNSSNDTLTGTLTVSTTPTLPYFSYSKNYCPYTEISGGTPGPYGDDAQKAFALPFPFTYDGYTYDTLQISTNGWAEFGKGAAGTERGHSSSGQLGFYYNSNTILGTTERPNKVLGLWWDDMHSGDASPGGNISYKTEGTAPNRVLVVQWKNVKAHYEDGITTLLNFQLRLFETSNIIEFHYGPVVLGLTYGAAAIGIKDHRGGDYHYYDLYRMNTGTESEVVTSLNAQTDWPGQDSCFRIVQNAKSVQVEINGGWELVSCPVIHSDYSVKSIYPTGQQGTLNRFLSGIGYIRTDSLYPGQGAWLKFPSSMKTYIVGNEMPTLEITLTQDWNLIGSVDHEVPPPSDPNIGQLFGYDNGYTIATSVIPGKGYWVKANSAGTITLGDVQKKEKSVADVNSFPSITIQDNKSGQQKLFIAPKEEVLSLNKYEMPPLPPTGMFDARFISNRIIEQISSEKENVFPIRVSSANYPLTISFDDVAGGMNAKIRVGEKEFPLKQGTPVKIMKEGEELALVVEQTGTLPNEFALYQNYPNPFNPSTVISYQLKVKSSVSLKVYDVLGKEVATLVNEIQDGGVKSVKFDGSALASGVYLYKLKAGDFSEVKKFVLIK, encoded by the coding sequence ATGAAAAAGAATTACGTCATTTCACTTTGTCTCATCATTTTCTGTTGCTCGTTCTTTTCAATTTCATTTCTCAATGTCTCCTTTGTGAAAATCCATCAGCCACCGAAACAGAGTTCGCGTTCTGGCGCGATGGAGGCATTAGATTTCTGGTCACGTGCCCGCGCATATCCTGAACTTGATGTTCCGGCTGATAAATATTTCAAAGCATATCAGTACGATAAAGCAAAGTTCAAACGAAGCGACCGGCAAACAAACGCGGCAGGAATATTTGAGCCGCTCGGTCCGCTCGATTTGCAAGGTCGTTCGCTGAGCGTCGCTGTCAATCCACAAAACTCGAACACGATTTATCTCGGTTCGGCAAGCGGCGGGTTGTGGCGTTCCAACACGATGGGACTGGAACATGATTGGTGGCAGGTTCCACTCGGTCATCCGGCGCTCGGTATTTCTTCCATTGTTATTGACCCGCTCGATACAAACGTGATGTATCTCGGAACAGGAGAAGTGTATCGGTACCAAGGTTCATTCGGCGGCATCACCATTCGGACAACTCGAGGAAGCGTTGGCATCGGCATTTTGAAAACAACCGATGGGGGAGCAACATGGACGAAGAGTTTGGATTGGTCATCGAACCAACAACGGGGAATTCAGAAAGTCATCCTCAATCCGAAAAATCATAACAGCGTGTGGGCAGGAACGACGGAAGGAATTTATTTCTCATCGGATGCAGGCGCAACATGGAATCTGAATTTGAATTTGCCCTACACCTTGGTGAATGATTTGTTGATTCATTCAAACGATACGAACAAGATGATTGCATCGGTCGGGAATTTTAAGACCACGGGCTTTGGCGTGTATCGCTCAACCGATGGAGGAGCGTCGTGGAATAAGTTATCTGGTATTCCTGATTTTTCCGGCAAGACATTGCTGGGCATGTACGAATCGAATCCCGATATAATTTATGCAAGCGTTGCAGATAGCACAACCGGAGTCGGGCAGTTGATGAAGTCAACCAACTTCGGAACGACGTGGACTTCGCTTCCGACAAATGTTTATTGGGGCGTTCAGGGTTGGTACTCTCACTACATCGCAGTTCATCCGACGAATCCGAATTTGCTGTTTCATGCCGCAGTCGGAACTGTGTATTCTGCTGACGGCGGTTCATCATTCTTCGGAACGAACGGCGGTTATTCAGATAATCATGGCTTCGCCTACGACCCGAACAATCCCGATGTTCTCTACACGGCAAACGATGACGGTATTTATCGCTCGACAGATTTTGGGGCGACATTTACTGATATCGGTTTCGGAATGATGACCGGGCAATTCTATTGTGGCTTCTCCAACTCGTCTCAGGATTCTCTGCTCGCCATCGGTCAATCGCAAGACCACATTCCCGGATACATTTATCGTGGCTCGATGAATTGGGACAGAAGCGTTGTTGATGAAGCTGGCTGGACGGCAATTCATCCGACGAATGATAACATCATGTATGCGGATTCGCGATTCGGGAATGGTATTTACAGATCTACAAATCGCGGGAACACTTTTAACTACATTGCCGCTCCCTCAGGATTCGGAAGTTGGAACGCACCATTGATGCTCGCACCCTCTACTCCTACAACGTTGTATTTTGCAAAAGATAAAGTTTATAAGTCCACAAATTCCGGTTCGGCTTGGACGGCAACAAACAGCAACACCGTGTTAGATGGAAATCCGGCAGTCTCAATGGCAATTTCGTTTACCGACCCGAATGTAGTGTATGTCGGGAACGCGCCAATTTTTTCTCGTGCAAACATCTGGAGAACAAACAACGGCGGAACAAGTTGGACAGGTGTCGGAACGACTTTGCCCGACAGATACCCGCTCGACCTTGCTGTCAGTACGACGAACTCAGATATTGTGTATGTCGCACTCGGCGGATTTGGCGCGGGGAGATTGTACAAATCAACAAACGCAGGAACAAACTGGACAGATATTACTGGAACACTTCCCGATGTACCGACGACAGCCGTTGTTGTTGACCCGTTGAATACGAACAATGTCTATGTCGGAAATGATATCGGCGTGTATCTTTCCACTGATGCAGGAACGACTTGGTCAACCTTCAGCGATGGCTTACCCGATGCAGTGATAGTTGCCGACTTAGTAATTTCTCCATCGAACCGCGCGTTGCGATGCGTTACGCACGGCAACGGAGTCTTTGAACGAAAGATGTATGACGGAACTCCCGTTCCCGCGTTCGATTACAAAGCATATCAACTTGTAACTCCGTCTGATAATTCAATAATTACTATCGGTTCGACGCTGAGTAATTTCAAAGCATCGTTCCGAAGTAACAGCGGAGTTGCACAAACGGATTCATTCGAAGTGCAGTATAGAATTGTTTCCAGTTTGAATGAAGTATTTTCTTCAACCCAAAAAATAAAAGGAATGAAGGTAGGCGAAGTACGAATCATCAATTTTGATGGTTCATATACTCCGCCCGACACTGGAATATATACGATTCAAGCAATCACGCTTGCATCGGATTTGAATTCGAGCAACGACACGTTGACCGGAACGCTGACGGTTTCAACAACACCGACGCTTCCGTATTTCAGTTACAGCAAAAACTATTGTCCGTACACGGAAATTTCAGGAGGAACTCCCGGTCCGTACGGCGATGATGCACAAAAAGCATTTGCGTTGCCATTTCCTTTCACGTACGATGGTTACACGTACGACACGTTACAAATCAGCACGAACGGTTGGGCGGAGTTCGGCAAAGGCGCCGCTGGAACTGAGCGCGGACATTCTTCTTCAGGTCAACTTGGATTTTACTACAACTCCAACACAATTCTCGGAACGACGGAACGACCGAACAAAGTACTTGGACTTTGGTGGGATGATATGCACAGCGGCGATGCGAGTCCCGGCGGAAACATCAGTTATAAAACGGAAGGGACTGCGCCAAACAGAGTGCTCGTTGTTCAGTGGAAGAATGTAAAAGCTCATTACGAAGATGGGATTACAACATTACTGAATTTTCAACTTAGATTATTTGAAACATCAAACATCATCGAGTTTCATTACGGACCTGTTGTTTTGGGATTAACTTATGGAGCCGCCGCGATAGGTATCAAAGACCATCGCGGCGGAGATTATCACTACTACGATTTGTACCGGATGAATACCGGAACAGAGAGTGAGGTCGTTACGTCGTTAAATGCGCAAACAGATTGGCCCGGGCAAGATAGTTGTTTCAGGATTGTTCAAAATGCGAAGAGTGTTCAGGTTGAAATAAATGGTGGATGGGAACTCGTTTCTTGTCCGGTAATTCACTCAGATTATTCAGTCAAATCAATTTATCCGACCGGACAACAAGGTACGCTAAACAGATTTCTTTCTGGCATCGGGTACATACGAACGGATTCGCTTTATCCCGGTCAGGGAGCATGGCTTAAATTCCCTTCATCAATGAAGACGTATATAGTTGGTAATGAAATGCCAACTCTGGAAATAACACTAACTCAAGATTGGAATCTCATCGGTTCAGTTGACCATGAAGTGCCTCCGCCAAGCGATCCCAACATCGGGCAATTATTCGGTTATGATAATGGATATACCATTGCAACGTCTGTTATACCCGGAAAAGGATATTGGGTGAAAGCAAATTCCGCTGGGACAATTACACTCGGAGATGTACAAAAGAAAGAAAAAAGTGTGGCTGATGTTAATAGTTTTCCCTCGATAACTATTCAGGATAACAAATCAGGTCAGCAAAAATTATTCATTGCCCCGAAAGAAGAAGTGTTAAGTTTGAACAAGTATGAAATGCCGCCACTTCCGCCAACAGGAATGTTTGATGCGCGGTTCATATCAAACAGAATAATTGAACAGATTTCTTCCGAGAAGGAAAATGTTTTTCCGATACGAGTTTCATCTGCAAATTATCCGTTAACAATTTCGTTTGATGATGTTGCAGGCGGAATGAACGCAAAGATTCGTGTTGGTGAAAAAGAATTTCCGTTGAAGCAGGGAACTCCTGTCAAGATAATGAAGGAAGGAGAGGAGTTGGCTCTTGTTGTCGAACAGACAGGAACACTTCCGAATGAGTTTGCTTTATATCAGAATTATCCGAATCCGTTTAACCCAAGCACAGTTATAAGTTATCAGTTAAAAGTTAAAAGTTCGGTCTCTTTGAAAGTGTATGATGTGCTTGGAAAAGAAGTGGCAACACTTGTGAATGAAATTCAAGATGGCGGAGTGAAATCGGTGAAGTTTGATGGTAGTGCGTTGGCGAGTGGAGTCTATTTGTATAAACTGAAAGCCGGTGATTTTTCGGAAGTGAAGAAATTCGTACTAATAAAATAA